In the Salvia splendens isolate huo1 chromosome 16, SspV2, whole genome shotgun sequence genome, TCCGCGTCAGAAACTGCAGCGATCGAAGCAGGCCGCCGCGATCGGAGTTGACGCTGCTGCTGCGGCGGAATTGCCAGAACGATTTGGCGATCGGCTTCCCCTCTTCCTCGTCTTCGTCGGCGGAGAGGAACTCGACCAGCCGCTTCTTCTTCGTGTTTTGGTTGGTATTGCAATCGATATTTTCGATTTGATTTGGCGGAGCGGTGGTTTTGATCTGGACGGGGAGGATTTTTCCGTTGGCGAAGAGCTCGTCGGCGGAGGAGATTTGGAGGTTTTGGGCGAGGTATGAATCGAAGTCGATTGTTGGATTCAGATGAAGATGATTGTGCGATTCGACGGGGACGAGGTCGAATTCGTTGAGATCGTAGGAGAAGGAGATTCTAGGGCTGGAGATTTCAATGCAGACATCAACCGCCATTGTTTTGATGTGAAGGTTGGTAAGTGAATAAGAAGAGTTATAATGTGGGGGATATTTATGATAGTTAATGGTTAGTCAAAAAAGGGAGATGGAAAATGTGGAGTGTGGAGAGGGACATGGAATGGTGATTCACATATATTGTTTGATCACCAAAATAATGGTAACGCTTGAATTTAAATAGCCACAGCCTACTGCAGCTGTGAGAGAGACGAGTgagtaaaattttatttttccgtAAGTTGGTTAAATATTTTTACTAATGCTGATTGCTGCATTGGTTTTAAATTTGGGGTCTACTTACTATAATCGAatcaattttttgaatttataacATGTGAAGACAATAAATATGTTGGAACCCGGAAAAATATTTCTAAGCATTCACCATTCTATTACGAAGGCATAATATAGACACATtcatatcataattttactGAGGCATAATATAGTCACATATAAAGAAATGAATAAGGATAAATAAatgtagttttaaattttaaatttaattgaattacttttaaaattagttttgttCTATAGCAATAAAAAAAGTTGATACAGAAAATTTATGATACATTTTCGTATATGATTTCAAGCTTGATtcgaaataattattttttattaaataattagatatttaatttaaaatgttaaaatttttcaaaattattgcataataatataatataatttaattaaattaaatgatatttatacattgattttcaatataattaatttattaaagagTATACTTTTTTCGTCTGTAGTAACAGCAAAACCTGGTTCTTTCTCAAGCATTTGAGGCATAGATACATCAACTACTTGAATTATTGCATTTTAAACAAGTCTAGTGATTTATTGATGTATTAGAATTGTAACTTACGTACCAATAATGGTTTTTATTAGAGAGAATGGTATTACTAGATTTGGAGGGAGAGCAACAAAATATTCTAGATTCGtctatataatttaattatataatactaTGTACATGTAAGTGAAATATGGAAATGAGAGgacatacacaaacacaatgGACTAAACTTGTGTTAGCTAGGCCAGcttaaatgataaaagtgattataataaaatttcattacagcatatgattttataattatttctaAAAGCAATTACTATTTAAATTTCATGCACGCATAAAAACTCTTTAAAAGTCCATTGGGTGGGCTTAGAAATTAGAGAATAGACCACTTATAAGGAGGCCTATGTTCGTTTCAAATTCGAATTTCTACTTACAACCTAGATGCACAGTATAATCAGTTGAGGGCATAGAAAATACTTTGATAGAGCCTATATTGATAGGTACTTTTACATACTCCCCCCTCCCTCCAATTTTTCCACACTTTGACCGAGCAtttgttttaagaaatgtaatgtaAAGTGGGTTAAAAAAATGTTAGTGGTGAGTAAAtcctagttttataataaaaatatgagttgGAATGAATTAATGGAAAATGAAGTCcattacaaaaaatggtaaaaagttaaATGCGACAAATTTTAcgggacggacggaaatagaaaaatgtgacataatttaagggacggatggagtatatattactaacttttgtaaaatttattaaatttataaaaaaatactactataagtTTTGTGAGGGCTCTAGTCCCTTAACGCTTGTACATGGGTCCGGCCATGGGCTCACTAATCACCTAATTCCTATTGCTTTTATTTTGGTTATTTTATTGCGTCATTGAGTTTAATTGTAGTAAGTAGCACATATTATAATAACATCTACCccaaccaaaaataaataatactactagtattcaAGTAACAATGACTAATTTTTACATATTATTATGATTGTGATAACTTCTTATATTTACCATGGCAGAATGACTATATTTAAAATTGcacaaaattaagtgaaagTAAATTATGTATGCTTATGTATGGAAAGTAAAAGGTTTTAGGGTGTTCTACATTAATTTACATACATAAATTAAACTCCAATATATTATGTACAAATTAGACTTGGAAAAGCATGGTGTTCAGTTGTCGTAATCTaggaaaattatcaaaaattcCAATTCTTAGTGCAAAAGCATCGCACATGGAGTAACAAGAACAACACAATGTCTTGTATATTGTCTGTCCAAGCTGGACTTTagcaaatatattttttaagcaTAGTCATGTTACTTGACCCCTCTAATCACATTGTCTTTGGGAGACATCACTTTAAACATTTCATTTCTTCTACAACAATGATTGATACACTCCAGTATAATATGGTTTTATGCACAATAATGAGTGTTCTCATCCTTCATCCTTGTCATGATAAGGAAACTTCCTTGCTCTAGTGGATCAGTTTGCATTCATATCCAAATGCTGCTTCCACCAAAGATATTGTTCTATGTTCAATgtgataaatataattattttgtttgaaaatatttttgaagtaATATTTTTGAGCTAGGAGTCAACTCCTAGCTCAATTTTGATAAATGTAATGATCAGAATTCCATTAAAAGGAAACAAGTCTGATTGACATGATTAAAGTAATCTTGATCTACCAAACTGATTGAAATGATATCATGCATGTATGTATATTTTAAGACCCTTTAGGTTGTGTATGTTGCAcaagatttaattttttaatttaatttatgcatCTTACATATCTGAGTATTCTCTAAAGGTTGACTATATCCaacaatattataaatttacGATCATACTAGTGTCCTGTATTACTGCCTCCTTTAAATTTACGGTGAACTACACTAATAGTCTCTGATCTTGTCAAAAAATACCCTAATGGTccttaaaaaaattttatatcatttttggtacaATAAGACTAAAGTAACTCTAGGTACCACTAGTGTGAATATTTAAACTTCTGGGCCATTTTGGACCTTTCtactctttaatttttttctttttttcttccatcaccattttcttttataaactcaattatactttcattaaataatatttgatgatttatgatttcaaaattttaaataagaaaccaaatattttaattatgttttatttattttaaaattaaatattatttattatacagCTTAATCAGTATgtttgagaagaaaaaaatatatttaatagtaatatttttcaatataaatattaaagttatttattgaaaattctttgtgggatttatttttacttaaattttttaaatttgagaagaaaaaatattatagtggattataataattttttatttaaaaaatgttacttaaatatttaaatgtaacTATAtttaagtgaaaaataaatattttttatttaaaaatgttacttaaatatttaaatgtaacTATAtttaagtgaaaaataaatattttaattacgttaattaaattatagtatagtgaaaaatattttttaaatataataattaaaatttaagtgaaGTATATCT is a window encoding:
- the LOC121770866 gene encoding uncharacterized protein LOC121770866, with translation MAVDVCIEISSPRISFSYDLNEFDLVPVESHNHLHLNPTIDFDSYLAQNLQISSADELFANGKILPVQIKTTAPPNQIENIDCNTNQNTKKKRLVEFLSADEDEEEGKPIAKSFWQFRRSSSVNSDRGGLLRSLQFLTRSNSTGSVRNPKPSGLAKVMRKQNSLREAPINRRTSAAAGLNQYYHYNKPSLGKSSSSRSYGNGVRITPVLNIAPNYTVSLFRIGSLFCSKKSKKKRK